The following proteins come from a genomic window of Vicinamibacterales bacterium:
- a CDS encoding LON peptidase substrate-binding domain-containing protein, with translation MFPSSLPIFPLPTVILFPNVFLPLHIFEPRYRQMVADALAGDRLIGMVLLRPGHDTNYEGRPPVYGVGCTGLITHAERLDEGRFNLVLRGLDKFTMLGEEDPAIGQLYRRAIITPIDETLSAGDKDELKGARRQLESLLAPLFEGTMESRLPQNMPDEDLINALAQYLEFDPLERQALLERHGPLARCHSMIELLEMKALLKHSAGDAGMIH, from the coding sequence ATGTTTCCGTCGTCACTCCCGATCTTTCCCCTCCCGACCGTGATCCTGTTCCCGAATGTCTTCCTGCCGCTGCACATCTTCGAGCCGCGGTACCGGCAGATGGTGGCGGATGCGCTCGCCGGCGATCGCCTGATCGGCATGGTGTTGCTGCGTCCGGGGCACGACACCAACTACGAAGGGCGGCCGCCGGTCTACGGCGTCGGCTGCACCGGCCTCATCACCCACGCCGAGCGGCTGGACGAGGGGCGGTTCAACCTGGTGCTGCGCGGCCTCGATAAGTTCACGATGCTGGGCGAGGAGGATCCGGCCATCGGCCAGCTCTATCGCCGGGCCATCATCACGCCCATCGACGAGACCTTGTCAGCCGGCGACAAGGATGAATTGAAGGGGGCCCGGCGCCAGCTTGAGTCGCTGCTGGCCCCGCTCTTCGAGGGGACGATGGAGAGCCGGCTGCCGCAGAACATGCCGGACGAAGACCTGATCAACGCGCTGGCGCAATACCTGGAGTTCGATCCGCTGGAGAGGCAGGCGCTGCTCGAGCGCCACGGCCCGCTGGCGCGCTGCCATTCGATGATCGAGCTGCTGGAAATGAAGGCGCTGCTCAAGCATTCCGCCGGCGACGCCGGTATGATTCACTAA
- a CDS encoding VWA domain-containing protein, with protein sequence MKYKYTKYVPNLLDDLDMDELMSKLSDLLMSSGFGNPRDTGDDSDRTMQALHDAILEALFNGGVLPEDTLEKMFGDPFDSAAESDRLAQGKQLEDLIQQIIERMKESGYITAPPDLDPEKARRAQGGGPGEGEPGEVKFEVTDKALDFLGYRALRDLLGSSGHSSTGRHDTRDLSTGIETSGAPKPYEFGDVMNIDATATILNVVQRAAEERTAAAAAAGEGEAPAVHTSGIDIDYSDLMVAQGEYQSSCATVLMLDCSHSMILYGEDRFTPAKRVALALSHLIRTQYPGDTLHAVLFHDSAEEIPLRELGRVRVGPYYTNTREGLRVARRILERQRKDMRQIIMITDGKPSALTQPDGSIYKNPFGLDPFVIGETLAEVSACAKAGIMINTFMLARDYDLVAFVRRVAAMCRGKAYFTTPYTLGEYVLMDYMDKKTKTIH encoded by the coding sequence ATGAAATACAAATACACGAAGTACGTCCCCAACCTGCTCGACGACCTCGACATGGACGAGCTCATGTCGAAGTTGTCGGACCTGCTGATGTCGAGCGGGTTCGGGAACCCGCGCGACACCGGCGACGACAGCGACCGCACCATGCAGGCGCTGCACGACGCCATTCTCGAAGCGCTGTTCAACGGCGGGGTGCTGCCCGAAGACACGCTCGAGAAGATGTTCGGCGACCCCTTCGACTCGGCGGCCGAAAGCGACCGCCTCGCTCAGGGCAAGCAGCTGGAGGATCTGATCCAGCAGATCATCGAGCGCATGAAGGAGTCGGGCTACATCACCGCCCCGCCTGACCTGGATCCCGAGAAGGCCCGGCGCGCCCAGGGCGGCGGTCCCGGCGAGGGCGAACCCGGCGAGGTGAAGTTCGAGGTCACCGACAAGGCGCTCGACTTCCTGGGCTATCGCGCTCTGCGCGACCTGCTCGGTTCATCCGGCCACAGCAGCACCGGCCGTCACGACACGCGCGACCTGTCCACCGGCATCGAAACCAGCGGCGCGCCGAAGCCGTATGAGTTTGGCGATGTCATGAACATCGACGCCACGGCGACGATTCTCAACGTCGTGCAGCGCGCGGCGGAGGAGCGGACTGCAGCGGCGGCCGCCGCCGGCGAGGGCGAGGCCCCGGCCGTTCATACGTCAGGCATCGACATCGACTATTCGGACCTGATGGTCGCGCAAGGCGAATATCAAAGCTCCTGCGCCACCGTGCTGATGCTCGACTGCAGCCACAGCATGATCCTCTACGGCGAGGATCGCTTTACCCCGGCCAAGCGCGTGGCCCTGGCGCTGTCGCACCTCATTCGAACGCAATATCCCGGTGACACGCTTCATGCCGTGCTGTTCCATGACAGCGCCGAAGAGATCCCGCTGCGGGAACTCGGGCGCGTGCGCGTCGGGCCGTACTACACCAACACGCGCGAAGGCCTGCGCGTGGCCCGCCGCATCCTCGAGCGCCAGCGCAAAGACATGCGGCAGATCATCATGATCACCGACGGCAAGCCGTCGGCGCTGACCCAGCCGGACGGCAGCATCTACAAGAACCCGTTCGGCCTCGATCCGTTCGTGATCGGCGAGACCCTGGCCGAAGTGTCGGCGTGCGCGAAGGCGGGGATCATGATCAACACCTTCATGCTGGCCCGCGACTACGACCTGGTTGCCTTTGTCCGCCGGGTCGCCGCGATGTGCCGCGGCAAGGCCTACTTCACGACGCCCTACACGCTTGGGGAGTACGTGCTGATGGACTACATGGACAAGAAGACCAAGACGATTCACTGA